In Actinomadura citrea, a single window of DNA contains:
- a CDS encoding sulfite oxidase-like oxidoreductase, translating to MGIVSPGFHGRRRESAVKLPPGQYLTEDFPVLSAGPTPRIPVEEWELTVTTETGRQHRWTWRELLDLPSETPRVDIHCVTKWSKLGTDWQGVSLDVLLADVDTAADFALVSSYGGYTTNLPLEDLLDGQAWIVYRYDGEELAPEHGGPVRLLVPHLYFWKSAKWLRGIDLLTEDEPGFWESAGYHDYGDPWREQRYQGD from the coding sequence ATGGGGATCGTTTCGCCCGGGTTTCACGGGCGGCGGCGCGAGTCCGCGGTCAAGTTGCCGCCGGGGCAGTACCTGACCGAGGACTTCCCCGTGCTGTCGGCCGGTCCGACCCCGCGGATCCCGGTGGAGGAGTGGGAGCTCACGGTGACCACGGAGACCGGGCGGCAGCACCGGTGGACGTGGCGGGAGTTGCTGGATCTGCCGTCGGAGACGCCGAGGGTGGACATCCACTGCGTCACCAAGTGGTCCAAGCTGGGCACGGACTGGCAGGGGGTGTCGCTTGACGTCCTGCTGGCCGACGTGGACACCGCGGCCGATTTCGCGCTCGTGTCCTCCTACGGCGGTTACACCACCAACCTGCCGCTTGAGGATCTGCTCGACGGCCAGGCATGGATCGTCTACCGCTATGACGGTGAGGAGCTGGCGCCGGAGCACGGGGGCCCGGTGCGGCTTCTGGTACCGCACCTGTACTTCTGGAAGTCGGCGAAATGGTTGCGGGGCATCGACCTGCTGACGGAGGACGAGCCGGGCTTCTGGGAGAGCGCCGGCTATCACGACTACGGGGACCCATGGCGCGAGCAGCGGTACCAGGGCGACTAG
- a CDS encoding MerR family transcriptional regulator, producing the protein MDDLTNGEADSGVSGLGVAAVARRLGVAPSTLRTWDRQYGVGPTGGGPGRYHRYSPADLARLETMQQMISAGAPPAEAARAALDAPRGPDPEPESHSAADSPGALDASAAEHGTSQATRIESLADAAMALDELVMTEIVESALRHEGVAPAWEQVMAPVLVDIGRKHAATGKYVEVEHLLSAVVSRCLVGVTRPQEIFLAGQVRSPVVLACAPDEEHTLPILVLAAALAETGAARLMLGARVPASALEAAIDRTAAHTVFVWSQTSETGEPSWLTDLLARHPAPQVVVGGPGWDRDRLPPEVNFVPSMAAALQALRGTAPH; encoded by the coding sequence ATGGACGACCTAACAAACGGCGAAGCAGATTCCGGAGTGAGTGGGCTCGGGGTGGCGGCGGTGGCCCGCCGGCTGGGTGTGGCGCCCTCCACACTGCGCACCTGGGATCGCCAGTACGGCGTCGGCCCGACCGGCGGTGGCCCTGGCAGGTATCACCGCTACAGCCCGGCCGACCTTGCCCGGCTGGAGACGATGCAGCAGATGATCTCCGCTGGGGCGCCACCGGCAGAGGCGGCACGGGCGGCCCTGGACGCCCCGCGCGGACCTGACCCGGAACCGGAGAGCCACAGCGCTGCCGACAGCCCCGGTGCTCTGGACGCCTCCGCTGCTGAGCACGGCACATCGCAGGCCACGCGGATCGAGAGCCTCGCGGACGCGGCGATGGCGCTGGACGAGCTGGTGATGACCGAGATCGTGGAGTCGGCCCTGCGGCATGAAGGCGTCGCGCCGGCGTGGGAGCAGGTGATGGCGCCGGTCCTCGTCGATATTGGACGCAAACATGCGGCCACCGGAAAATACGTGGAAGTGGAGCATCTGCTGTCGGCGGTGGTGTCGCGCTGCCTGGTTGGGGTGACGCGGCCCCAGGAGATCTTTTTGGCAGGGCAGGTCCGCAGTCCGGTAGTGCTGGCATGTGCCCCGGACGAGGAGCACACTCTGCCAATCCTTGTGCTGGCAGCCGCGCTGGCCGAGACCGGCGCGGCGAGGCTCATGCTGGGTGCGCGGGTGCCGGCATCGGCACTGGAGGCCGCGATCGACCGGACCGCAGCGCACACGGTGTTCGTGTGGTCGCAGACCTCCGAGACCGGTGAGCCATCCTGGCTCACCGACCTGCTCGCCAGGCATCCTGCGCCGCAGGTGGTGGTCGGCGGCCCCGGATGGGACCGTGACCGGCTCCCACCCGAGGTGAACTTTGTGCCGTCGATGGCCGCGGCACTCCAGGCGTTGCGTGGCACAGCCCCCCACTGA
- a CDS encoding LysE family translocator has product MALIELGMALTPGPNMIHLASRAITQGRRAGLVSLGGTAVGFVFYLLTAAAGLSALFAAVPVAFMAVKLAGAAYLAYLAWGMLKPGGRSPFAPAQDLSPVSDARLFSMGLLTNLLNPKIALMYAALLPQFLDSQAGPAWTQLLQLGGVQIIVGLSVNALIMLGAARVSGFLSSRPRAMTAQRLTAGGLLGVFALRTALSRTPVSGLSQARVPVTPVLL; this is encoded by the coding sequence GTGGCCTTGATCGAACTCGGCATGGCCCTGACTCCGGGACCGAACATGATCCACCTCGCCTCCCGCGCGATCACTCAAGGCCGCAGGGCAGGCCTGGTAAGTCTCGGTGGGACCGCCGTGGGATTCGTGTTCTACCTGCTGACTGCGGCTGCGGGCCTGTCCGCGTTGTTCGCCGCCGTGCCGGTGGCGTTCATGGCGGTCAAGCTTGCCGGGGCCGCCTACCTGGCCTACCTCGCCTGGGGCATGCTCAAGCCCGGCGGCCGCTCGCCCTTCGCTCCGGCCCAGGACCTGTCTCCGGTCTCCGACGCCCGCCTGTTCTCGATGGGGCTGCTGACCAACCTGCTCAACCCCAAGATCGCTCTTATGTACGCTGCCCTGCTGCCGCAGTTCCTGGACTCGCAGGCAGGTCCGGCCTGGACGCAACTGCTCCAGCTCGGTGGTGTGCAAATCATCGTGGGGCTCTCCGTGAACGCTCTGATCATGCTGGGAGCGGCACGGGTGTCAGGTTTCCTGAGCTCCCGGCCCCGCGCCATGACCGCCCAGCGGCTCACAGCAGGCGGCTTGCTCGGCGTCTTCGCGCTTCGCACCGCCCTGTCCCGCACTCCTGTCTCCGGACTGAGCCAGGCACGCGTCCCTGTGACACCAGTCCTGCTTTAA
- a CDS encoding serine hydrolase domain-containing protein, whose amino-acid sequence MPIPTKVTIAALVLPVVATAGVVAVTGTAAGHAKTANAKAAAAQKEQIPFPALIHLPHYPLTPVQPSPKPVRLTGKGKPLKVGYTYNGTRRTLSDFLRRSSTLSFVVLRGNKVVDERYFEGQGPTSRFNTWSIGKSITATALGVALREGKIHAIGDPVTRYVPELKGTGYDGVPLRDVLHMASGVKWDESNYFNFTTGATAAQLRLALGTPMTKVAGEAVRERPSGTKWNYDSLDSFVLAWVLTKATGRSLASYVQEKIWKPAGMQSPLYLGKDWAGNGLGYCCYHATSRDLARFGLLYLNRGEVNGRQVVPAGWVRDARVTVPYSRPDKIGQAGWGYGNQWWTAPTPGDYSANGVFGQYVYVSPRNGVVIVKTSQDIGYSSNFAELSVAFRSVADAVGAT is encoded by the coding sequence ATGCCAATCCCCACCAAGGTCACGATCGCCGCTCTTGTGTTGCCAGTGGTGGCCACCGCCGGCGTAGTGGCCGTCACCGGTACCGCGGCTGGCCACGCGAAGACCGCCAACGCAAAAGCCGCCGCCGCGCAGAAGGAGCAGATTCCCTTCCCCGCGCTGATCCACCTCCCCCACTATCCGCTCACCCCCGTGCAGCCATCCCCCAAGCCGGTGCGGCTGACAGGCAAAGGCAAGCCCCTGAAGGTGGGCTATACCTACAACGGCACGCGCCGGACGCTGTCGGACTTTCTGCGGCGCAGCTCGACGCTCAGCTTCGTGGTCCTGCGCGGCAACAAGGTCGTCGATGAGCGGTACTTCGAGGGGCAGGGCCCCACCAGCCGTTTCAACACCTGGTCGATCGGTAAGTCGATCACGGCCACCGCGCTCGGTGTGGCGCTCCGCGAGGGCAAGATCCACGCGATCGGAGATCCGGTCACCCGCTACGTGCCCGAACTGAAGGGCACCGGGTACGACGGCGTTCCGCTGCGCGATGTGCTGCACATGGCGTCCGGCGTGAAGTGGGACGAGTCAAACTATTTCAACTTCACCACCGGCGCCACCGCGGCCCAGTTGCGCCTTGCCCTCGGCACCCCCATGACGAAGGTCGCCGGGGAGGCGGTCCGCGAGAGGCCCTCCGGCACCAAGTGGAACTACGACAGCCTGGACTCCTTCGTACTCGCCTGGGTGCTTACCAAGGCGACCGGACGATCACTGGCGTCCTATGTCCAGGAGAAGATCTGGAAGCCCGCGGGCATGCAGTCCCCCCTGTACCTCGGCAAGGACTGGGCGGGCAACGGCCTGGGCTACTGCTGCTATCACGCGACGAGCCGCGATCTGGCCCGCTTCGGGCTGCTCTATCTCAACAGAGGCGAGGTGAACGGACGGCAGGTCGTGCCCGCCGGGTGGGTGCGCGATGCCCGCGTCACCGTCCCCTATTCCCGGCCGGACAAGATCGGCCAGGCCGGCTGGGGCTACGGCAACCAGTGGTGGACCGCCCCCACCCCGGGCGACTACTCGGCGAACGGCGTGTTCGGACAATACGTCTATGTCAGCCCGCGCAACGGCGTCGTGATCGTGAAGACCTCGCAGGACATCGGCTACTCGTCCAACTTCGCCGAATTGTCGGTCGCCTTTCGCTCGGTGGCCGACGCGGTCGGGGCAACCTGA
- a CDS encoding AMP-binding enzyme, whose product MGRVDEHGFFFIVDRKKDLIIRGGYNVYPREIEEVLYEHPVVQECAVIGVPHAELGEEVGAAVVLTGGGVISADELRAYVRGRVAAYKYPRHIWFVDELPKGPTNKILKREIEVPVSTAPTSR is encoded by the coding sequence ATGGGCCGCGTGGACGAACACGGGTTCTTCTTCATCGTCGATCGCAAGAAGGACCTCATCATTCGCGGCGGCTACAACGTCTATCCGCGCGAGATCGAGGAAGTGCTCTACGAGCATCCGGTCGTCCAGGAGTGCGCGGTCATCGGCGTACCCCACGCGGAGCTCGGCGAGGAGGTCGGCGCCGCCGTGGTCCTGACCGGGGGTGGAGTGATCAGCGCGGACGAGCTTCGCGCCTACGTACGCGGGCGCGTCGCGGCGTACAAGTACCCGCGGCACATCTGGTTCGTCGACGAGCTTCCCAAGGGCCCCACCAACAAGATCCTCAAGCGCGAGATCGAGGTCCCGGTCTCCACGGCGCCCACATCGCGCTGA
- a CDS encoding Lrp/AsnC family transcriptional regulator: protein MGSLVLDELDRRIVHALHIDGRAPFSRIASVLGVSDQTVARRYRGLRSAKSLRVVGLPNARRLGWVEWFVRIQVTPDAAVPVADALARRPDTSWVCLTSGGTQIVCVTRARGPHERDALLLGQLPRTPRVTGVTAHCLLRVFAGGPSGWHGRADSLAPEQVAALAPEPPREPEGRVVLQDGDEQLLATLAHDGRTTYPEIARETGWSEMTARRRLAHLRERGALFFDVDIDPLLLGIETLAILWLTVHPARLRRTAEALAAHPEAAFAAATTGPTNLLVFAACRDVDALYDYLERGIGTLPGIRELESAPVIRNSKRVGATRLPGP from the coding sequence ATGGGTTCCCTCGTGCTGGACGAACTCGACCGCCGGATCGTCCACGCACTGCACATCGACGGGCGCGCGCCGTTCAGCCGCATCGCGTCGGTGCTGGGCGTGTCCGATCAGACCGTCGCACGGCGCTATCGCGGACTCCGGTCCGCCAAATCGCTCAGGGTGGTCGGCCTGCCGAACGCCCGGCGGCTGGGCTGGGTGGAGTGGTTCGTCCGAATCCAGGTGACGCCCGACGCGGCGGTGCCCGTCGCCGACGCGCTCGCCCGCCGACCGGACACCTCCTGGGTCTGCCTCACCTCGGGAGGAACGCAGATCGTCTGCGTCACCCGCGCCCGCGGCCCGCACGAGCGCGACGCCCTGCTGCTCGGGCAGTTGCCGAGGACGCCGCGGGTCACCGGCGTCACGGCACACTGCCTGCTGCGCGTCTTCGCGGGCGGCCCGTCCGGCTGGCACGGCAGAGCCGACTCGCTCGCTCCCGAGCAGGTCGCCGCCCTCGCCCCCGAGCCGCCGCGTGAACCGGAAGGACGGGTCGTCCTGCAGGACGGCGACGAGCAACTGCTGGCCACGCTGGCCCACGACGGCCGCACGACCTATCCCGAGATCGCTAGGGAGACCGGGTGGTCGGAGATGACGGCCAGGCGCAGGCTGGCGCACCTGCGCGAGCGCGGCGCGCTGTTCTTCGACGTGGACATCGATCCGCTGCTGCTGGGAATCGAGACCCTCGCCATCCTCTGGCTCACCGTCCATCCGGCCCGGCTGCGGCGGACGGCCGAGGCCCTGGCCGCCCATCCCGAGGCCGCCTTCGCCGCCGCGACCACCGGCCCGACCAACCTGCTGGTCTTCGCCGCCTGCCGCGACGTCGACGCCCTGTACGACTACCTCGAACGCGGGATAGGGACCCTGCCGGGAATCCGCGAGCTGGAAAGCGCACCCGTCATCCGGAACAGCAAACGGGTGGGTGCGACTCGGTTACCTGGCCCATGA
- a CDS encoding carboxylesterase family protein — protein sequence MTGLVHAPAGALRGASTGAVTAFLGIPYGMAERFAAPRPVPVWEGVRDAGRPGPACPQPPSRLERVMGPGSDLVQDEGCLSLNVWTPGGTGLPVLVWLHGGGFTSGSGAEAWYDGALLAERGRMVVVTVNYRLGALGYLYLSPTFGPANVGLLDQIAALGWVRENIAAFGGDPGRVTLAGQSAGALSALALLGRPAGSCLFQQVVLQSTPTGVPPYSPREAAGIGRRLLDVLGLRSGEADRLRTVQVSRLLAAQGEVARRMAVPFRVTPPFQLVADGGVHADLLAGVPDTVPMLIGTTRDEARAFFPRAPAEVTARLFGTGALLPARRPAFAFRFDWSPPGSAFGACHCIELPFVFGGQDAWRAAPMLAGAESADLRRLTDELHSAWTGFVHAGSPGWSPFPHVRRFT from the coding sequence ATGACCGGCCTCGTCCACGCGCCCGCCGGAGCGCTGCGCGGTGCCTCGACCGGCGCGGTCACGGCGTTCCTCGGCATCCCGTACGGCATGGCGGAGCGGTTCGCCGCGCCGCGGCCGGTTCCGGTCTGGGAAGGGGTGCGGGACGCGGGCCGTCCGGGGCCGGCGTGCCCGCAGCCGCCCTCCCGGCTGGAGCGGGTCATGGGCCCCGGCAGCGACCTCGTCCAGGACGAGGGCTGCCTGTCGTTGAACGTCTGGACGCCGGGCGGCACCGGGCTGCCGGTGCTGGTCTGGCTGCACGGCGGTGGCTTCACCAGCGGCTCGGGCGCGGAGGCGTGGTACGACGGGGCCCTGCTCGCCGAACGCGGCCGCATGGTGGTCGTCACGGTCAACTACCGGCTGGGCGCCCTGGGATACCTGTACCTGTCGCCCACGTTCGGTCCGGCGAACGTTGGCCTCCTCGACCAGATCGCCGCGCTGGGCTGGGTGCGGGAGAACATCGCCGCGTTCGGCGGCGACCCCGGCCGCGTCACGCTGGCGGGCCAGTCCGCCGGGGCGCTGTCCGCGCTCGCGCTGCTGGGCCGTCCCGCCGGCTCCTGCCTGTTCCAGCAGGTCGTGCTGCAGAGCACGCCGACCGGGGTGCCGCCGTACAGCCCGCGCGAAGCGGCCGGGATCGGCCGGCGGCTGCTGGACGTCCTCGGCCTTCGGTCCGGCGAGGCGGACCGGCTGCGGACCGTACAGGTCTCCCGCCTCTTGGCCGCCCAGGGCGAGGTCGCCCGGCGCATGGCCGTGCCGTTCCGGGTGACCCCGCCGTTCCAGCTGGTCGCCGACGGCGGCGTCCACGCCGACCTGCTCGCCGGCGTCCCCGACACGGTGCCGATGCTCATCGGCACCACCCGCGACGAGGCACGGGCGTTCTTCCCCAGAGCCCCGGCGGAGGTGACCGCCCGGCTCTTCGGCACGGGCGCCCTGCTGCCGGCCCGGCGGCCGGCCTTCGCCTTCCGGTTCGACTGGTCGCCGCCCGGCAGCGCCTTCGGCGCGTGCCACTGCATCGAGCTGCCGTTCGTGTTCGGCGGCCAGGACGCCTGGCGCGCGGCGCCGATGCTGGCTGGCGCCGAGTCCGCCGACCTGCGGCGGCTGACGGACGAGCTCCATAGCGCCTGGACGGGCTTCGTCCACGCCGGTTCGCCCGGCTGGTCCCCGTTCCCGCACGTCAGGCGCTTCACTTGA
- a CDS encoding VOC family protein encodes MIAHDVDRIDHSVLYTTDIDATAATYEALGFTLSPLSMHIGSHRPGGERKPMGAGNRCALFGRTYLELLGLFGDGSVDPWNIRPLISRYEGLHGCSFGCGDAEAVERRLREAGLSSSGVLPLQRDVETPGGTATARFEAVHLDRDLTPEGLIHIARHLTPELIHQPRYLDHANGATHLHSVLLVVDDADLEATVARYARILGVAPIAEGPRRVLLLDAGRMEIVAVSAFGEVLPGEPVPALPYLAGQAVAVKNVGAARALVEGNGFTVRELPDGFFVGAAEARGAAIAFLEV; translated from the coding sequence ATGATCGCTCACGACGTCGACAGGATCGACCACTCCGTCCTCTACACCACCGACATAGACGCCACCGCGGCGACCTACGAGGCGCTCGGCTTCACCCTGAGCCCGCTGTCCATGCACATTGGCTCCCACCGCCCCGGCGGCGAGCGCAAGCCGATGGGCGCCGGCAACCGGTGCGCGCTGTTCGGCCGGACGTACCTGGAACTGCTCGGCCTGTTCGGGGACGGATCGGTCGACCCGTGGAACATCCGCCCGCTGATCTCACGGTACGAGGGGCTGCACGGCTGCTCGTTCGGATGCGGCGACGCCGAGGCCGTCGAGAGGCGGCTGCGCGAGGCGGGGCTGTCGTCGTCGGGGGTGCTGCCGTTGCAGCGGGACGTGGAGACGCCCGGCGGGACGGCGACGGCGCGGTTCGAGGCGGTGCACCTCGACCGCGACCTCACCCCCGAAGGGCTGATCCACATCGCGCGCCATCTGACGCCCGAGCTGATCCACCAGCCCCGCTACCTCGACCACGCCAACGGCGCCACCCACCTGCACAGCGTGCTGCTGGTGGTGGACGACGCCGACCTGGAGGCCACCGTCGCCCGCTACGCCCGCATCCTGGGCGTCGCGCCGATCGCCGAAGGCCCCCGGCGCGTCCTTCTCCTCGACGCGGGCCGGATGGAGATCGTCGCGGTGTCCGCTTTCGGCGAGGTGCTGCCTGGCGAGCCGGTGCCCGCGCTGCCCTACCTCGCGGGGCAGGCCGTGGCCGTCAAGAACGTCGGCGCGGCCCGCGCGCTGGTGGAAGGCAACGGATTCACCGTCCGCGAGTTGCCGGACGGATTTTTTGTCGGGGCTGCCGAAGCGCGCGGCGCCGCGATCGCCTTCCTGGAGGTCTGA
- a CDS encoding arsenate reductase ArsC yields the protein MPGKPSVLFVCVHNAGRSQMAAAYLTHLAGDRVEVRSAGSEPADHVNPAVVQAMAEEGIDISAEIPKVLTVDAVQASDVVITMGCGDTCPVFPGKRYLDWQLDDPAGQGVDAVRPIRDQIRGRIEELTAELTI from the coding sequence ATGCCTGGCAAGCCCAGTGTGCTGTTCGTCTGCGTCCACAATGCCGGACGATCCCAGATGGCCGCCGCCTACCTCACCCACCTCGCCGGTGACCGGGTCGAAGTTCGCTCCGCCGGGTCTGAGCCCGCTGACCACGTGAACCCCGCAGTCGTCCAGGCCATGGCCGAAGAGGGCATCGACATCTCCGCCGAGATCCCCAAGGTCCTCACCGTGGACGCCGTTCAGGCCTCCGATGTCGTCATCACCATGGGCTGCGGCGACACCTGTCCCGTCTTCCCCGGCAAGCGCTACCTCGACTGGCAGCTCGACGACCCCGCCGGCCAAGGCGTCGACGCCGTCCGCCCCATCCGTGACCAGATCCGCGGCCGCATCGAAGAACTCACCGCCGAACTCACCATCTGA
- a CDS encoding arsenate reductase ArsC, whose amino-acid sequence MSATLDRAVFDRVAARLAARFHGPVSADTLRRLVIDSYQQLHSTSRIGAYLVVLAERFATERLTALAQADGRLAKPVPEVLFVCDANAGRSQMAAALAIARGQGRVHARSAGTAPTAELELAVVEVMAEIGVDLSAEFPKPLTDELVGAADLVITLGCGGACALAPGVRYLDWIIPDPAGQPLDEIRRIRDELDLLVNDLLTTRDPQRSLDAWQAQCAVRLRPQCRTIPDGRRLPHPPRR is encoded by the coding sequence ATGAGCGCGACCCTCGACCGCGCCGTCTTCGACCGCGTCGCCGCGCGACTGGCCGCCCGCTTCCATGGGCCGGTCTCCGCCGACACCTTGAGGCGCCTGGTCATCGACTCCTACCAGCAGCTGCACTCCACCTCGCGCATCGGCGCCTACCTGGTGGTCCTGGCCGAGCGGTTCGCCACCGAGCGGCTCACCGCCCTCGCCCAGGCCGACGGCCGACTGGCCAAGCCGGTCCCCGAGGTGCTGTTCGTCTGCGACGCCAACGCCGGACGCTCCCAGATGGCAGCGGCACTCGCCATAGCGCGCGGACAAGGCCGTGTGCACGCACGTTCGGCAGGCACGGCACCGACCGCCGAACTGGAACTGGCCGTCGTCGAGGTCATGGCCGAGATCGGCGTGGATCTGTCCGCCGAGTTCCCCAAGCCGCTGACCGACGAGCTGGTCGGCGCCGCCGATCTGGTCATCACGCTGGGCTGCGGCGGCGCGTGTGCCCTCGCGCCCGGCGTCCGCTACCTGGACTGGATCATCCCTGACCCTGCCGGCCAGCCCTTGGACGAGATCCGCCGCATCCGCGACGAGCTCGACCTGCTCGTCAACGACCTGCTCACCACCCGCGACCCGCAACGGAGCCTTGATGCCTGGCAAGCCCAGTGTGCTGTTCGTCTGCGTCCACAATGCCGGACGATCCCAGATGGCCGCCGCCTACCTCACCCACCTCGCCGGTGA
- the arsB gene encoding ACR3 family arsenite efflux transporter, producing MTSTESAPTAAAGRAEPTVVAGLSRLDRFLPVWIIAAMAVGLGLGRAIPGLDDALSKVELGGISIPIALGLLIMMYPVLAKVRYDRLSTVTGDRRLMISSLILNWIVGPAVMFALAWIFLPDLPEYRTGLIIVGLARCIAMVIIWNDLACGDREAAAVLVALNSVFQVIAFGVLGWFYLHLLPGWLGLDTGDLHFSTGKIVVNVLVFLGVPLLAGYLTRRFGEKARGREWYESRFLPRIGPVALYGLLFTIVILFALQGKTITSQPGDVARIALPLLAYFALMWGGAFALGRGVRLPYPRTATLAFTAAGNNFELAIAVAIGTFGVTSGQALSGVVGPLIEVPVLVGLVYVSLWLRRRFSIAPDRLERRR from the coding sequence ATGACCAGCACCGAATCGGCGCCCACTGCGGCAGCGGGCCGCGCCGAGCCCACGGTGGTCGCGGGGCTGTCGAGGCTGGACCGGTTCCTGCCCGTCTGGATCATCGCCGCGATGGCGGTCGGCCTCGGGCTCGGACGTGCCATCCCCGGCCTGGACGACGCGCTGAGCAAGGTCGAACTCGGTGGGATCTCCATCCCGATCGCGCTCGGGCTCCTGATCATGATGTACCCGGTGCTGGCCAAGGTTCGCTACGACCGGCTCAGCACCGTCACCGGCGACCGCCGCCTCATGATCTCCTCGCTGATTCTGAACTGGATCGTCGGGCCCGCCGTGATGTTCGCGCTGGCGTGGATCTTCCTGCCCGATCTGCCCGAGTACCGCACCGGGCTCATCATCGTCGGGCTCGCCCGCTGCATCGCCATGGTCATCATCTGGAACGACCTGGCCTGCGGCGACCGGGAAGCCGCCGCGGTGCTGGTGGCGCTCAACTCGGTGTTCCAGGTCATCGCGTTCGGGGTGCTCGGCTGGTTCTACCTGCACCTCCTGCCGGGCTGGCTCGGTCTGGACACAGGCGACCTGCACTTCTCCACCGGCAAGATCGTCGTGAACGTGCTGGTGTTCCTCGGCGTCCCGCTGCTGGCCGGCTACCTCACCCGGCGTTTCGGCGAGAAGGCCCGCGGCCGCGAATGGTACGAGTCGCGGTTCCTTCCCCGCATCGGCCCGGTCGCGCTGTACGGGCTGCTGTTCACCATCGTGATCCTGTTCGCCCTGCAGGGAAAGACGATCACGTCCCAGCCCGGCGACGTCGCCCGGATCGCGCTCCCGCTGCTGGCCTACTTCGCGCTGATGTGGGGCGGGGCGTTCGCCCTCGGACGCGGCGTCCGACTGCCCTACCCGCGCACCGCGACCCTGGCGTTCACCGCCGCCGGAAACAACTTCGAGCTGGCCATCGCGGTCGCGATCGGAACCTTCGGCGTCACCTCCGGCCAAGCCCTGTCGGGCGTCGTCGGGCCCCTGATCGAGGTACCCGTGCTGGTCGGGCTCGTCTACGTCTCGCTCTGGCTCCGCCGCCGCTTCTCCATCGCACCCGATCGGCTGGAGAGGCGACGATGA
- a CDS encoding ArsR/SmtB family transcription factor, protein MRVLADPLRAQIVSLLAAEALCTCHLVEETGAKQTNISNHLRALRQAGLVDTEPCGRFTYYRLRPEALDDLAAQLTGLAEAARHVDLHQRKRPCT, encoded by the coding sequence ATGAGGGTGCTCGCGGACCCGCTCCGCGCGCAGATCGTGTCGCTGCTGGCAGCCGAGGCCCTGTGCACCTGCCACCTGGTCGAAGAGACCGGCGCCAAGCAGACCAACATCTCCAACCACCTGCGCGCGCTGCGTCAAGCGGGCCTGGTCGACACCGAGCCGTGCGGCCGCTTCACCTACTACCGGCTGCGCCCCGAAGCGCTGGACGACCTGGCCGCTCAGCTGACCGGGCTGGCCGAAGCCGCCCGCCACGTCGATCTGCACCAGCGGAAGAGGCCCTGCACATGA